The following are encoded together in the Pseudomonadota bacterium genome:
- a CDS encoding uracil-DNA glycosylase, whose protein sequence is MSVPPSCRRCRHYYITHVPRQPHGCKAYAFKSRSNPAQFVLNSSGRPCLLFAPKK, encoded by the coding sequence ATGTCCGTTCCGCCGTCCTGCCGCCGCTGTCGTCATTACTATATCACTCACGTTCCCCGCCAGCCCCATGGTTGCAAGGCCTACGCCTTTAAAAGCCGCTCCAACCCGGCCCAATTTGTTTTAAACTCATCCGGCCGGCCCTGCCTGCTCTTTGCGCCCAAGAAATAA
- a CDS encoding carbamoyltransferase, whose product MIVLGLSGALTHDPSAALLVDGELVAAAEEERFLRDKHAKKKWPYHAARFCLEFAGVKPEEIDYVAFPFAEMGLFSNPGRFHFARRYWYAPDRALDALCNGNRHFRRNRRKIMQLMVELGIDIQKTPFVPVEHHLAHASSAYHFSGFTDKCAILGIDGKGEYATTFFGYGENGVIHKIKEFYDPDSLGGVYGALTQYLGFEMLDGEFKVMGMAPYGDPDKYDFSRLWHWDGKTFTVNTELVNVVGLRRYKDRRQSYYFSPKLLRWLGPKREGDEIDDPYVDYAAAMQKLLEETSLHMVETYLGDIIRETGRLCFAGGVALNVKLNQRLLALPGLKELFVQPAASDAGTALGAASFVSQGKGVRVKKLEHVYLGPAYTSEQCRDACRSHPQKPCWQKVADAPAAGARILAEGHPLAWFQGRMEFGPRALGNRSILGDPSHPGVADTINAQIKYRERWRPFCPSLLDRVAAEILQTDHPAPYMTFAFTVAESWKAKIPEVVHEDGTARAQIVERRTNPRYYALIEELERLRGVPVVLNTSLNRRGEPMICSPTDALNMFYGCDLQYLMLEDILVTKV is encoded by the coding sequence ATGATAGTACTGGGACTTTCCGGGGCTTTAACCCATGATCCATCAGCCGCCTTGCTGGTTGACGGCGAGCTTGTCGCGGCGGCCGAGGAAGAGCGCTTTCTTCGCGACAAGCATGCCAAGAAAAAATGGCCTTATCACGCCGCCCGTTTCTGTCTTGAGTTCGCCGGAGTCAAGCCGGAGGAGATCGATTATGTCGCCTTTCCCTTTGCCGAGATGGGCCTTTTCAGCAACCCCGGTCGTTTTCATTTCGCCCGGCGCTATTGGTATGCTCCGGATCGGGCCTTGGATGCGCTGTGCAACGGCAATCGCCATTTCCGTCGCAACCGGCGCAAAATCATGCAACTGATGGTCGAGCTCGGCATCGATATTCAAAAAACCCCCTTTGTCCCGGTTGAGCACCATCTCGCCCATGCCTCCAGCGCCTACCATTTCAGCGGGTTTACCGACAAATGCGCAATTCTGGGAATCGACGGCAAGGGCGAATACGCGACCACCTTTTTCGGTTACGGCGAAAACGGCGTTATTCATAAAATCAAGGAGTTTTATGATCCGGATTCATTGGGCGGGGTTTACGGTGCCCTGACCCAGTATCTGGGTTTTGAAATGCTTGACGGCGAATTCAAGGTCATGGGCATGGCTCCCTACGGCGACCCGGACAAATATGACTTTTCGCGACTCTGGCACTGGGATGGAAAGACTTTTACGGTTAATACCGAGTTGGTCAATGTCGTCGGGCTCAGACGTTATAAGGATCGGCGGCAGAGTTACTATTTCAGTCCCAAGCTGCTGCGTTGGCTGGGACCGAAACGGGAAGGCGACGAGATTGACGACCCTTATGTCGATTACGCCGCCGCGATGCAGAAACTGCTGGAAGAAACTTCGTTGCACATGGTCGAAACCTACCTCGGCGACATCATTCGGGAAACCGGGCGGCTTTGCTTTGCCGGCGGGGTGGCGCTCAATGTCAAGCTCAATCAGCGGCTGCTGGCGCTGCCCGGGCTCAAGGAGCTTTTCGTTCAGCCCGCCGCCAGTGACGCCGGCACCGCGCTGGGGGCGGCTTCTTTTGTCAGCCAGGGAAAGGGAGTTCGAGTCAAAAAACTCGAACATGTTTATCTCGGTCCGGCCTATACCTCGGAACAATGCCGGGATGCCTGTCGCAGCCATCCTCAAAAACCATGCTGGCAAAAGGTCGCGGACGCGCCGGCGGCCGGGGCTCGCATTCTGGCTGAAGGCCATCCCCTGGCCTGGTTTCAGGGCCGCATGGAATTCGGCCCCAGGGCTTTGGGCAACCGCAGTATTTTAGGGGATCCCAGTCATCCCGGGGTGGCCGATACCATCAATGCCCAGATTAAATACCGGGAGCGCTGGCGTCCTTTCTGCCCGAGCCTGCTGGATCGGGTGGCGGCCGAGATTCTGCAAACCGATCATCCCGCGCCTTACATGACCTTCGCTTTCACCGTGGCCGAATCCTGGAAGGCAAAGATTCCCGAGGTCGTCCATGAGGACGGCACGGCCCGGGCTCAGATTGTCGAGCGCCGTACCAATCCGCGTTACTATGCCTTGATTGAAGAACTCGAAAGGTTGCGCGGGGTGCCGGTGGTGCTCAATACCTCTCTGAACCGCCGGGGCGAACCGATGATCTGCTCTCCGACCGACGCCCTCAATATGTTTTACGGCTGCGATCTTCAGTATCTGATGCTGGAGGATATTCTGGTGACCAAGGTTTGA